CCGCCGCGCAGATCATCAAGCACCCCAGCTACAACCCCAGCACCTACGCCAACGACATCGCCCTGATCCGCGTGAGCGCCTTCACGCTGGGCAGCACCGTGAAACCCGCCGCGCTGCCCGGCAACGCGGTCGAGGCGATTCTGGACGTGAACGGCAAGAGCGCCACCGTGAGCGGCTGGGGCAAGACCGAGACCGGCGCGGACAGCCCCACCGCGCTGCGCGAGGTCACCATTCCGATCACGCCCACCGGCAGCGACTGCGGCACCCGCCCCGCGAACACCATCTGCGGCAAGTACTCCAGCGGTAAGGACTCCTGCAACGGCGACAGCGGCGGCCCGCTGGCCGCGCCGTACAACGGCAAGTTCTACGTGCTGGGCGCCGTCAGCTACGGCCCACTCGAATGCCGAGGCTACGGCGTGTACACCCGCGTGAACGGCTTCATCAACTGGATCGCGCAGAACACCGGCATCGCCGCGCAGTAACCCGCGCCGACCACTCCTCCCCGCAGCGAACCGAGGCTTCCCCGCCCGGTTCGCTGTTCTCTGCCCGCCACCCAACCCCATCCGCGAGAATGGGCGCGTGCCTCCCTCCGCTCCGCTGACCAGCCACGCCCCGGCGACCGCGCACCTGTCCCTTGATCCCGTCCTGGCCGGTGTGATCGCCCGCGTGGGCGACCTGCCGGTCCTGACGCCCACCCCGGACCCGTTCGGAACGCTGATCCGCAACGTGACCGGGCAGCAGCTGAGCGTGAAGGCCGCCGCCAGCATCCACGCCCGCCTGACCGCCACGCTGGGCGAGGTGACCGCCGACACCCTGCTGGCCGCCAGTGGCGACACCCTGCGCGGCGCGGGCCTGTCCTGGGCGAAGGTACGGACCGTGCAGGCCATCGCACAGGCCGCGAAGACCGGCGCGGTGGAGTTCGCGCACCTGGCTGCGCAGGACGACGAGGCCGTGATCGCCGCGCTGCTGCCGCTGCCCGGCATCGGCCGCTGGACCGCCGAGATGTTCCTGATGTTCGCCCTGGCCCGCCCGGACGTCTTCAGCCTCGGGGACCTCGCGCTGCGCCAGGGCCTGAGCCGCCTGCACCCGGACGCTGCGCCCGCCGACGTGCTGGCCCGCTGGAGCCCGTATCGCACCCTGGCCGCCCGCTACATCTGGGCCGACAACGCCCGCGTGAAGGGCGGCGGGGAACCGGTGTGAGCGGCGGATGGTTGATGGTTGATGGTTGATGGTTGATGGTCAACAGCGTGTACGCGGCGCCTGTGCCCACGTCAAGGCCTACCCACTCCCTACTGTCCCTTCTGCCACTCCTCGAAGGGAATGCGGTCGATGGTGAAGGTGTCGCGGGTGTGCGCGTAGGTGCCGCGCCCGCCCAGGCGGCCGATCAGGTCCAGGGCGGCGGTATCCACGTGGTGGCGTTCGGCGTCCTGCACGGCGTCGGCGCGCAGGGTCAGGCCCAGCACCTCGCCCAGAATGATGCGGGTGCGGCCAATCATGAGGGTCTGCACCTCGCGGCACTCCAGCGCGGCGGGCGCGGCGGCCACGCGCGGCACACGCACCTTCACGCCCGGCGTGAGGGCAATGCCCAGCGCGTCGGGTTCGGCGTGCCCGTGCGGGAAGTCGGTGGCGGTGGCGCTCATGGCGTCGGCCAGGGCGGCGCTGACCATGTTCACGGTGAACTCGCCGCCGGGCGGAATGTTCAGCGCGGTGTCCTTGGGGGTGCCGTCGGCGCGGTCACCGGGCGCGAACGCCACGACGGGCGGGTCGCTGCCCATCAGCCCGAAGAACGAGTACGGCGCGAGGTTCACGTGCCCGTCCGCGCCGAGCGTGCCGACCCACGCGATGGGGCGCGGGACGACCGTGGCGGTCAGCAGTTTGTAGCGCGCGGCGGCGGGCAGCGCGGTCAGGTCGAAGTGCTGCGCGTCCGGCGGGGTGGGGGCCTGGGTCATGCGCGCAGCGTAGCGGTAGCATGCCGGTCATGACTGAGCCTCAGCCCACCCCGCCCGGCCCCGTCCCGTACCGCGAGGCGTACGCGCGGCTGTCCCGCATCGCGGCGGAACTGGAATCCGGCGAGGCCGACCTGGACCGCGTGCTGCCCCTGCTGGAGGAGGCCCGCGAGGCGTACGCCCAGTGCCGCGAGCGGATCGAGGCGGTGCGCGGCGTCCTGGCGGGCGACTGGGCCGACGGCGATCCGGAAGACGAATCCGACGCTGAATAGACCGTGGGGAGCGGAGCGTGACTGACCTGCGACCCTCCCTCCCCCCGCTGGCTACTGCCCGCCGATGGCCTCGCGGACGGGCGTGCTGCCGCTGACGAGTTCGGTGGTCAGGCCGACGCTGCCGGGTTCGTGCAGGGCAGCCAGGACGGCGGCAGCCACGTCGTCGCGGGGGATCATGCCGCGCGGGGCGGGCAGTCCGGCGCTGACCTGACCGGTGCCGGGCGTGTCGGTCAGGCCGCCGGGGCGCAGGATGGTCCAGTCGAGTCCGCTGGCCTGCACGTGCGCGTCCGAGGTGGCCTTGACGCGCAGCACGGCGTGCAGGAAGGGCGGCATCTGCTCCGGGCGGTCCACGCCCATGGAACTGACGACCACGAGGCGGCGCGGGCCTCCGGTGGCGGCGCGGCCCGCGAGTTCGTCGGTCAGGGCGATCAGGGCGTCGCCGTCGATGGCCCGGTAATGGCCGCTGGTGCCGGCCCCGGCGGCCCACACGACGGCTTCGGCGCCGTCCAGGGCGTGCTGCCAGTGGCCGGTCAGGTCGCCCAGGACGGGGGCCGCGCCGTGCAGGGCGACCATGTCCGCCTGTTCCTGCGTGCGAACGAGAGCGGTGACGGCATGACCGGCCTGCGCGGCCTGATGCACGACGCGGCGGCCCACGCCTCCGGCCGCTCCGATGACAGTGATCTTCATGCCGCCCAGCCTGAGCGCCGCCCCCGCTGGTCACTGTCGGGCTGCTCACGGTGCGCGGCGAGCGGTCTTCACGCGGCCCTTAGCGTCGCGGACGGGCCGTCCGGTCAGGCCGGGCCTGCGCGGGCGGCGCGGCGGGCGTATCCTCTGCTTTGATGAGTGAAGTTGCCCGCCCTGACCTGAACGGCTCCCGCTCGCCCGAGTCGGGAAGCCCGCTGCGCCTCGCCCGGCCTGAACCCGGCCCGCCCCCCGTCATTCCGGCCGTGTACCGCTTCGTGGTGAACGTGACGTACCTGCCGGTCCTGGCGAGCGGCATGCACCTGGAAGTGCACGGCCGGGAGCACGTGCCGGTCGCGGGCACGCCGCTGGTCGTGGCGGCCAACCACGTGAGCGGCCTGGACCCGTTCCTGGTGGCGCGCGCCCTGCCGCCGGGCCGGTTCCTGCAGTTCATGGCGAAAAAGGAACTGTTCGTGCCGCTGGTCGGGGACGTGATCCGCGCCGGGGGATCATTCCCGGTGGACCGCAGCGGCAACGACCTGGGCGCGGTCCGCACGTCCCTGCGGATCCTGAAGGCGGGCGGCACGGTCGGCATCTTCCCGCAGGGCACGCGCGGCGGCGGCGAACTGCACGGCGGGGCGGCGCTGATCGCCGCGAAGGGCCGCGCACCCATCCTGCCGGCCGGGATCAGCCGCGACGGGAAACGCTGGATCGTGCGTTTCGGTGAGCCCATCTCGCCGCGCGGGGGGATCAAGAGCGTCACGGCGGAACTGGGCGTGGCGCTGCGGGAACTGGCCGTACCGGTCGGCCGGGCGTACTGACGGTCCGGCGGGCCGGGGGCGGCGTGCGCTATGCTGGGCGGTGACGGCTGCGGGGGGAAATCCGGTGAGAGTCCGGTCCTGTCGCGCAACGGTAACCCGCCCCTGGTGGTGGGCAAGGCCGAGCACCCCCGCCGTTCACGCCTGCCCGGCACCCGGGGGGCGTGTGGCATGACCTCTCGCGGAGTAGGGGGCACGCCGTGGCTGCCTCGCCCCTGGCGCGCGCCTGCCCACGGACTGCTGATCCCTGCGCCGCCCCACTCCGGGGCGGCGTTGTCGTTCCGGGCGAGGGGCGAGGAGCACCCCATGAACCGCACGTTTCTGACTGCAGCCCTGACCGGCTTCCTGACCCTGGGCGGCGCGTCTGCCGCGACCTCCTACCCCCTGACCCTGAAAGACGACCTGGGCCGCACCGTGACGGTGAAGGCCGAGCCCAGGCGGATCGTGAGCATGCTGCCCAGCACCAGTGAGACGCTGTGCGCCATCGCCGCCTGCGAGAAGCTGGTGGGCGTGGACGCGTACAGCGATTACCCGCAGGCGGTCATGAAGCTGCCGAAGATGGGCGGCCTGTACGACCCGAACATCGAGGCGATCATCGCGCAGAAGCCGGATCTGGTGCTGGTCAGTCAGTACGGGAAGCTGGAGGGGCCGCTGACGCAGGCGGGCATCACGGTGGTCGCCGTGAACCCGGAAACGTACGACGAGGTGTTCAGCAAGACCCTGACGCTGGGCCGCATCGTGAACCGCGAGGCGCAGGCGCGGGCGCTGGTGACGCGCATGAAGAGCGACATTGCCCGCGTGGAGATCTTGACGAGGAACGTGGTGCGCAAGCCCACCGCTTACCTGGAGATCGACCCGACGCCGTACTCGGTCGGCCCGAACTCGTTCATGGGTGTGCTGCTGACCAAGGCGGGCGCGCGGAACATCATTCCGGCCAGCATGGGTGACTTCCCGAAGGTGGACCCGGAATTCATTGTGAAGGCCAACCCGCAGCTGATCCTGGGCGTGGACGCGAAGACGGCGGGCGCGCGGCCCGGCTGGAACAGCATCAGTGCACTGAAGACCGGGCGGGTCGTGAACATCCCCGCCGAGCTGAACACCATGCTGGGCCGCCCCGGTCCGCGTCTGCCGCAGGCGCTGCGCGGCCTGGCGAAGATCGTTCACCCGGAACTGTTCAAGTAAGCCGGTGGAGGCCGCCGCGAGTGACCGCCGGGGAGCGGCCGGTGCCCTGGCGCTTCCCCTGAAGACGGCCGGGCTGGTGCTGCTGCTGCTCTCGGCGGTGGTGCTGGGCACCGGGCTGGGCAGCGTGAACGTGCCGCCCGGCGAGGTGCTGGGCGCGCTGTGGCGCGGCGTGACCGGTCAGGAGCTGGCCGGGAACGACGTGATCGTGTGGCAGATCCGCCTGCCGCGCGTGGTGATGGGCGTGCTGGTGGGCGCCAGCCTCAGCGTGTGCGGCGGCGCGTTCCAGGGCGTGTTCCGCAACCCGCTGGCCGACCCGTACCTGCTGGGCGTGGCGAGCGGCAGCGCGCTGGGCGCGACCATCGCCATCGTGTCGGGCTGGCCGCGCACCCTGATTCCCGTGACGGCGCTGCTGCTGGCGCTGGCCGCCGTGACCTGCACGCTGGCCCTGGCGCGCGAGGGCCGCCGCTTTCCGCCGAACCGCCTGATCCTGGCGGGCGTGGTGGTGGGCAGCGTCCTGAGCGCGGCCACCACGGCGCTGATCCTGCGCGGCGAGGACCGCGCGCGGCAGGTGCTGGCGTACACGCTGGGCGACCTGGGCTTCAGCGGCTGGCCGGACGTGCTGACGGTCCTGCCGTACGCGGCGCTGGGCGGCGGGGCGCTGCTGCTGCTGGCCCGCGCGCTCGACACGCTGCAACTGGGGGAACTGACCGCCCGCAGTCTGGGCGTGCCGGTCGAGCGACTCCGGCTGATCACGGTCGTGGCGGCCAGCGTCGCCACGGCGGGCGCGGTGGCGTACGTGGGCGTGATCGGCTTCGTGGGATTGATCGTGCCGCACGTGGTGCGCCTGATGTTCGGCCCCGGTCACCGGACGCTGCTGCCGCTCTCGGCACTGCTGGGCGGGGCGCTGCTGGTGTACGCGGACCTGCTGGCCCGCACCACGCCCCTGTCGCAGGTGGGGATCGTGACCACGCTGCTGGGCGGGCCGTTCTTCCTGTGGCTGCTGAGGCGGCAATCCAGTGAGTAGGCCCATGCAGAGCCCGGCCAGCAGTCCGGACCGGCTGGAGGCGCACGACGTGCACGTGCAGGCCGGGTCGTTCCCGGCGGTGCGGGGCGTGAGCGCCACGTTCGCGCCGGGCGAGTTCACGGCCGTGATCGGCCCGAACGGCGCGGGGAAAAGTACGCTGCTGCGCGCACTGATCGGCCTGACCCCGGTCACACGCGGCGAGGTGAGGCTGGCCGGAAAGCCGCTGCGGAGCTGGAGCCGCGCCGAGCGGTCACGGGCACTGGCGTTCCTGGCGCAGAGCGAGGGCCTGCCGGCCGCCGCGCGCGTGCGGGACGTGGTCGCCCTGGGGCGCGGGGCGGGCGACTGGCGCTTCGGTCTGCTGCCCCGGTCCCCCTGGACGCCCGAGGACGAGGCCGCCGTGGACTCCGCGCTGGACCGCACGGACACCCGCCGTTTCGAGGACCGGCGCGTGTCGGAACTGTCGGGCGGCGAGGCCCAGCGCGTGGCCCTGGCGCGCGCGCTGGCCGCGCAACCCCGGTTCCTGCTGCTGGACGAACCCACCAACCACCTGGATCTCGCGTACGCGCTGGACGTGGTGCGGTACCTGCGCTGCGAGGTGGCCGGGGGGCTGGGCGTCGTGGCGGTCCTGCACGACCTGAACCTCGCGGCCCGCGCCGACCGGCTGGTGCTGCTGCACGCCGGGCAGGTCCTCGCCAGCGGACGGCCCGCCGACGTCCTGACGCCCGCGCACCTGCACGCGGCGTACGGGGTGCGGGTCAGGGTGGTGCAGGACGCAGACCGCCTGCTGGTTATCCCCGAGGATTAGGGCGATGCCAGCCAAGTACTTCCCCACCCACGGCCACCTGCTCGTCTGCCAGGGCCCCAACTGTCAGGCGCGCGGGTCGGCGCTGCTGCACAAGGCCCTGTGGAACCACCTGGAACGCGCCTCGCTGGCGTACTACAAACGCGGCGGGACGCTGCGCCTGACCGAGAGCGGCTGCCTGGGCTCGTGCAGTTTCGGCCCGAGCCTGTGCGTGTACCGCGCCGCGCCCGGCGGGGGCCTGGAAGAAGCGTGGTACGCCGCCGTGGACTTCCCGCTGGCCGCCCGCATCGCGCAGGCCGTACACGAGCAGGGGCCGCTGCCCGCCGAGCATCAGTACGGCCCCGACGGGCAGGGGTAGCGGCGCCCAGCAGGAATGGGGGCGGGGGTCAGCCGCGCACGACTTCCAGAATCTGCTGACCGTACTTACGCAGGCGTTCGGGGCCCATGCCGCGCACCTCCTGCAGGTCCGCCTCGGTGTAGGGGACGCGGCGGGCGATCTCGGCCAGGGTGGCGTTGCTGGCCACGATGAACCGGCTGATCTCCTGGCGTTTGGCCTCGCTGTTGCGCCAGTCGCGCAGGCGGGCGTACACGGCGGCCTGGTCGTCCGTAAGGTCGGCGGCCGGGTCCTCCTTGCCGCCCGGCAGGTCCGGGACCAGCGTGACCGGGGTGAGGTCGGCCGTCACGGGCGCGGCGCCGCGGGGCAGCGGGCGGCCCTGACGCTCGTTGCGGGCCGGGCGTTCACCACGGTCGGGGCGCTCGCCACGGGCCGGCCGGTCACTGCGGGCCGGACGGTCGCCACGCGGTGCGGGCGCGTCTGTCCGGGCATCTGCGGCGGGCGTCTGGGCGGTCTGGGGCGCGGGCTGCTCCGACTCACTGGCGGGCGTCTCAGAGGGCGCGTCGGCGGGCAGCGGGTCCAGGTGTCGTACGTCCGGCAGGCCCGCCGGCAGGTTCGGGGCGTCCGGGCCGGAGCTGACCGGCATCGGCAGCGGCATGTGCGCCGGGGAGGGAGTATCGCTGAACACGATCTCCGGCTCCCAGACCTCCTCGGCCGGAGCCTGCACTGGAGCCTGGACCGGCGCGGGGGTCGTGGCAGGGGTGGAGGTCGGAGTCGGCGCGGCGGCCGGCGCCTCGAAGGTCACGCGGTCCGGGCCAGCCTCGCGGCGCGGCCGGTCTTCACGGCGCGGCTCGTCACGGCGCCCTTCATCCCGGCGAGCTTCATCCCGGCGCCCCTCGTCGCGGCGGGGGCGGCCTCCACGGTCGAACGCGGCGCGGTCACGGCCCCCCCGGCGGAACTCGCGGCGGTCGTCTCCCCTGGCCTCGGGCGGGCCGTCGCGTTCCTGGGCAGGTGGCGTCCGGTCGCGCCCCGGCTGGGACGGCTCGGACGGCGCCCGCTCGGGCTGGGCCTGGGCCTGGGCCTGGGTTTGTGTCTGGGCGGGCTGCTCCGGGCGGACCGTCCCGGCGGCGCGCAGCAACTCCAGGCTGACGCTCAGGTCCTCCAGGCCCGGCGTGAGCAGCACGCCCCCGCCCACGCTACGGGCCGACGCGAGGACCCCGCCGGACGGCGCGGTCGTGTCGGCCGCCGCGTCCGGTGAGAGCAGCAGCGCGGTCGGGCCGGCGAGTTGCGCCGCGCCGCCCAGCCGCTCGGCCAGCTGCGCCGCCGTGCGGGCCGCGCGGGCCAGTCGCAGCGGCAGGGTCGCGGCGTCCCGCAGGGCCAGCGACACGCTCAGGTCGCTGGGGGGCGCGCCGACCGCCGTGGGGGCGCGGCCCGCGCCGAACAGCGCGGTCAGCGGCGCGTCACCGTGCCCGGTCAGGGTCACGCTGTCGCGGTACACGGCCAGCGCCGCGCCGCGCCGCAGCCAGTCCCCACCGGGGGCCAGGGTGGCGTCCGCGATGACCGGCACCCCGGCGCGGCGGGCGCGGTCCAGGTCGTCGGTGGTGGCCTCCAGGAGCCACACGGCGCGCGCGCCGCGCCAGTCGGCGTCCAGCGGCGCGGCGGCCAGTCCGGCGTCGGCCAGGGCGTCGCGGTTCACGCGCACGCGCGGGTCCACGCGCAGGGTGCCGCTGCCCAGCAACGCAGCCAGCTGGAGGGCCAGGGCGGCGTGGTCACGCAGCAGCAGACCCCAGTCGGCGCCTTCCAGCGCGGCCAGCGCGCCGGCCAGCCGCGCCTGTGGGTCACCGCGTTCGGCGTGCAGGCGCACGAGGCGGGCGTCAGGACGCAGGGAGGCAGGAGCATCAGTCATACCCGCCATTGTGACGTACCCGGCGCAACCGGGGGAATAGCGGCGGC
The DNA window shown above is from Deinococcus sp. LM3 and carries:
- the xseB gene encoding exodeoxyribonuclease VII small subunit; translated protein: MTEPQPTPPGPVPYREAYARLSRIAAELESGEADLDRVLPLLEEAREAYAQCRERIEAVRGVLAGDWADGDPEDESDAE
- a CDS encoding HRDC domain-containing protein, yielding MTDAPASLRPDARLVRLHAERGDPQARLAGALAALEGADWGLLLRDHAALALQLAALLGSGTLRVDPRVRVNRDALADAGLAAAPLDADWRGARAVWLLEATTDDLDRARRAGVPVIADATLAPGGDWLRRGAALAVYRDSVTLTGHGDAPLTALFGAGRAPTAVGAPPSDLSVSLALRDAATLPLRLARAARTAAQLAERLGGAAQLAGPTALLLSPDAAADTTAPSGGVLASARSVGGGVLLTPGLEDLSVSLELLRAAGTVRPEQPAQTQTQAQAQAQPERAPSEPSQPGRDRTPPAQERDGPPEARGDDRREFRRGGRDRAAFDRGGRPRRDEGRRDEARRDEGRRDEPRREDRPRREAGPDRVTFEAPAAAPTPTSTPATTPAPVQAPVQAPAEEVWEPEIVFSDTPSPAHMPLPMPVSSGPDAPNLPAGLPDVRHLDPLPADAPSETPASESEQPAPQTAQTPAADARTDAPAPRGDRPARSDRPARGERPDRGERPARNERQGRPLPRGAAPVTADLTPVTLVPDLPGGKEDPAADLTDDQAAVYARLRDWRNSEAKRQEISRFIVASNATLAEIARRVPYTEADLQEVRGMGPERLRKYGQQILEVVRG
- a CDS encoding DNA-3-methyladenine glycosylase; this encodes MPPSAPLTSHAPATAHLSLDPVLAGVIARVGDLPVLTPTPDPFGTLIRNVTGQQLSVKAAASIHARLTATLGEVTADTLLAASGDTLRGAGLSWAKVRTVQAIAQAAKTGAVEFAHLAAQDDEAVIAALLPLPGIGRWTAEMFLMFALARPDVFSLGDLALRQGLSRLHPDAAPADVLARWSPYRTLAARYIWADNARVKGGGEPV
- a CDS encoding flavin reductase family protein, with product MTQAPTPPDAQHFDLTALPAAARYKLLTATVVPRPIAWVGTLGADGHVNLAPYSFFGLMGSDPPVVAFAPGDRADGTPKDTALNIPPGGEFTVNMVSAALADAMSATATDFPHGHAEPDALGIALTPGVKVRVPRVAAAPAALECREVQTLMIGRTRIILGEVLGLTLRADAVQDAERHHVDTAALDLIGRLGGRGTYAHTRDTFTIDRIPFEEWQKGQ
- a CDS encoding NAD(P)H-dependent oxidoreductase subunit E yields the protein MPAKYFPTHGHLLVCQGPNCQARGSALLHKALWNHLERASLAYYKRGGTLRLTESGCLGSCSFGPSLCVYRAAPGGGLEEAWYAAVDFPLAARIAQAVHEQGPLPAEHQYGPDGQG
- a CDS encoding lysophospholipid acyltransferase family protein; the protein is MSEVARPDLNGSRSPESGSPLRLARPEPGPPPVIPAVYRFVVNVTYLPVLASGMHLEVHGREHVPVAGTPLVVAANHVSGLDPFLVARALPPGRFLQFMAKKELFVPLVGDVIRAGGSFPVDRSGNDLGAVRTSLRILKAGGTVGIFPQGTRGGGELHGGAALIAAKGRAPILPAGISRDGKRWIVRFGEPISPRGGIKSVTAELGVALRELAVPVGRAY
- a CDS encoding iron ABC transporter permease gives rise to the protein MKTAGLVLLLLSAVVLGTGLGSVNVPPGEVLGALWRGVTGQELAGNDVIVWQIRLPRVVMGVLVGASLSVCGGAFQGVFRNPLADPYLLGVASGSALGATIAIVSGWPRTLIPVTALLLALAAVTCTLALAREGRRFPPNRLILAGVVVGSVLSAATTALILRGEDRARQVLAYTLGDLGFSGWPDVLTVLPYAALGGGALLLLARALDTLQLGELTARSLGVPVERLRLITVVAASVATAGAVAYVGVIGFVGLIVPHVVRLMFGPGHRTLLPLSALLGGALLVYADLLARTTPLSQVGIVTTLLGGPFFLWLLRRQSSE
- a CDS encoding ABC transporter substrate-binding protein; its protein translation is MNRTFLTAALTGFLTLGGASAATSYPLTLKDDLGRTVTVKAEPRRIVSMLPSTSETLCAIAACEKLVGVDAYSDYPQAVMKLPKMGGLYDPNIEAIIAQKPDLVLVSQYGKLEGPLTQAGITVVAVNPETYDEVFSKTLTLGRIVNREAQARALVTRMKSDIARVEILTRNVVRKPTAYLEIDPTPYSVGPNSFMGVLLTKAGARNIIPASMGDFPKVDPEFIVKANPQLILGVDAKTAGARPGWNSISALKTGRVVNIPAELNTMLGRPGPRLPQALRGLAKIVHPELFK
- a CDS encoding serine protease, giving the protein MFKPLHAALTALGLLALSACSTQSAPTPEAALPAESLTVTGTTPAFGDLSSQIVYGTVTNVTNRPYQVSVTPSTELAGGWCGGTLISSTWILTAAHCVDGYSASSMRVRAGINNLTTSTGQLRTAAQIIKHPSYNPSTYANDIALIRVSAFTLGSTVKPAALPGNAVEAILDVNGKSATVSGWGKTETGADSPTALREVTIPITPTGSDCGTRPANTICGKYSSGKDSCNGDSGGPLAAPYNGKFYVLGAVSYGPLECRGYGVYTRVNGFINWIAQNTGIAAQ
- a CDS encoding ABC transporter ATP-binding protein, with the translated sequence MQSPASSPDRLEAHDVHVQAGSFPAVRGVSATFAPGEFTAVIGPNGAGKSTLLRALIGLTPVTRGEVRLAGKPLRSWSRAERSRALAFLAQSEGLPAAARVRDVVALGRGAGDWRFGLLPRSPWTPEDEAAVDSALDRTDTRRFEDRRVSELSGGEAQRVALARALAAQPRFLLLDEPTNHLDLAYALDVVRYLRCEVAGGLGVVAVLHDLNLAARADRLVLLHAGQVLASGRPADVLTPAHLHAAYGVRVRVVQDADRLLVIPED
- a CDS encoding NAD(P)H-binding protein, with protein sequence MKITVIGAAGGVGRRVVHQAAQAGHAVTALVRTQEQADMVALHGAAPVLGDLTGHWQHALDGAEAVVWAAGAGTSGHYRAIDGDALIALTDELAGRAATGGPRRLVVVSSMGVDRPEQMPPFLHAVLRVKATSDAHVQASGLDWTILRPGGLTDTPGTGQVSAGLPAPRGMIPRDDVAAAVLAALHEPGSVGLTTELVSGSTPVREAIGGQ